Within Marinilabiliales bacterium, the genomic segment TGCATCCCCGATAATTTACTGCGGGCAAGTGCAATACCGCTGTTGTAATAATCGAGCTCACTGTCTCCGCGCGGAATAGCAGGGTCATAATCAAGGTTGCCGCCAAGGTAGCCCGATACACCGAGGCATTCAACTTCCCCGCGGTCTCCCGTAAGTACCGAACGGTTTACCCCGTACCAGGGTTCCGGGTTTCTCCCGCTGTATACCATGGTTATCTTCTCAGGGTCATAATAGGGCGAAGAACGGATAACCCCTGCCATCTCCCTTGCCCATTCACGGTATACCTTATAGTCCGATCCAATCTCAGCGTCGTGGGCCGATGCTCCCCAAACCTCGTTCCCGAACTCAATCAGAACACCCTTGCTGTTGTCAAGCAGAGGCCCGGTGAAACCTTCTGCAGCCCTTCTTTCGCCACCCGGTGTGTCAGCGGGCCCTCCAAGATACTCCATAAGGCGAAGGAATGTTTCAGGCTCTTTCCTGTAATCGATTCCATCCTGCACTCCAACAGTAAGGGCAAACCTGGCACCAAGTTCATTGGCAAAATTCATCACCCTGCCGTAGGTGTTATTGTTATGGCCTGTGCCGGTATGAGCGGCAAACGACTTGCTGTTGGCAGTAATGGCCCCCCACCGGATTGCACCAGGCTGCAGTTCCCTCAGGAGTTCCCTTATCTCGGCCTTGTCAACCATTTCACGGTTTTCGTAGGGGCCATTGATGCCAAAACCCTCATTTCGCGAGATGTTCTGATCATGGATGACAACCCTGCCGCTGTTAATCCCCAGGTTGTCGGGTTCAAGCGGGTCGTACTCAGTCGTGGAAAAGACAGACACATCACCTGGTTGAGATACATTGAAACCGGCATCTACCGATTCGACAGTGATTTCATAGGAGGTGACTGGCCTGAGACCCTTAATAATAATGCTGGTGTCATAAATATAGCCTGCTGTATTATAAAGGTTGTTGTCAACATAGAGATTGTAGGCGATCACCTCTGTCTCTCCGTCTTCACCGCCAGTCCATTGTAACTCCATTGCAAGTCCGGTAGCCTGAAGCAGCTCAATTTCGGCGGGCGGTGAGGGAGGTATGGTATCTTCGGGATGTGTCCTGAACTTAAGTGTATTGCTGACAAAAGATTCGTTGCCCGCATCATCAACAGCAGTTACAAGTGCATAATATACTGTGTTTTCGATCAGGCTGTCAGCCACAAACGAAGTTCCCCGGATCAGATCGTCATTAATTGCAAGTCCGTTCAGGTAAAGATTGTAACCGTCAACCCGGTAGTTATCTGTTGAAGCATCCCAGCTTAAAAAAGCCTTTTCTGTTGCACGCCATACAAGTTCAAGATTTTCAGGGGATGTCGGTTTCTCAACATCATACAGCGGCATGACCAGGTCTCCTCCAAGATATTCAGGCTGGTCATTATGGGGTCCCTCAACCAGTAATCCTCCTGCGGGGTTGTGAATTATCCACTGTGTCGCATAGAATGCATAAATATTCCCCTTTACCAGTTCAACGGGTTCTGACCTGATTCTGTTCTGACCCGCACTTGTTCCTATGCCTTCGCCCCTGTCAATAATTACAGCGGCATTATTCATGTCAGTTCCGTCGCTCAGCCACAGGGCAGTATTGTCTGCCGACTGCATATAGAAATTATAGGCGCCTGTTTCCGGCGCTATAAAATATCCTGTGTAAAAGCCTGTATAGAAATCATAACCCCAGCAAACAGGAGAAGTGCAGTCCATGTTAACCGTTATAGGGATCTCTTCCCAGTTCAGATCAAAGTGGGGGTTCCTTGCATACTCAAGTATTGTATCAAATATCGGAACCTCTCCCAGGGGGACTGCCGTCTGCCAGAAAACTATGTCGTGTATCTCATAATTGACACCCCGTGCCGGATAGTTGACAATATGAACTTCCAGGTACCGTATGCTGCCGTCAATACTGATTTCAAGGCTTACCTGTCCCGGTTCCCCCTGTTCTTCGACCATAACAATTGCAAAGGTTTGCCCTGTAACATATATTACATCCGTTACGGACAGGATTTCGGGATCTTCTGAGGTTACTGCAATTTCAAAGGTGGAGGAGTCAAGATGGTGTAATAATATCTGGTTTTCGCCTGAACCTGAAAAAATCAGAAGTGTATCCTGTCCGGGATATGAAGGACCGGTTTGTCCGCCAACCGGCATAAAAGTCAGGTTTAAAAGGAATAATAAAATTATTGTTTTCTCTTTTAGCATTGTCTGTGGTCGATTTGGGAAAATTTTAAAACTAATAAATAATATCTGAAAAGCAAAAGTATTTGGTCTGGCTAATACTGCCGGTCAGTTCTTAGAATGCGGTTAATGACAACTTGTGCCGAAATGTATACAAAGCCTGTGAATATTTACTAATTTTGCAGGAAATCACAATTTTCAGGAATGGCTGGCAATAATATACTTGAAAAACTTGAGGGAGTCAGGCTGAGGTTTGAGGAGGTGGAACAGATGCTTACTGATCCTGCCGTTGCAAATGATATGCAGCGCTACATAAAGCTTAACAAGGAATACCGTGATCTTGAACCCGTTGTGAAAGCTTACAGGGAGTACAGTAATATTCTCAGTAACATCGACTCTGCAAAGGAGATCCTGGCAACCGAGAAAGATGGTGAACTGAAAGAGATGGCACGGACGGAGCTTGAGGAACTGCAGGAGCGCCTGGAGCCGATGGAGGAGAAAATACGGTTTTTACTTCTGCCTGCAGACCCTGAAGATGAGAAAAATGCGATCGTCGAGATCAGGGCGGGGACAGGAGGTGACGAGGCCAGTATTTTTGCCGGCGATCTTTTCAGGATGTATAATAAGTTCTGTGAAGCGAAAAAGTGGAAGGTTGAGGTCACACACTTCAGCGAGGGAACAGCGGGAGGTTACAAGGAGATAGTTTTCAATGTGAGCGGCCAGGGTGTTTACGGTATACTGAAGTACGAATCGGGGGTTCACCGGGTACAGAGGGTGCCACAGACAGAAACACAGGGCAGGGTACACACATCTGCTGCCACGATCGCAGTATTGCCTGAGGCAGAGGAGTTTGATATTGATCTAAGGAGTGATGACATAAGGAAGGATACTTATTGTTCCTCGGGCCCGGGAGGGCAGTCGGTCAATACCACGTATTCGGCAATCAGATTGACCCATATACCGAGTGGAATTGTTGTCACATGCCAGGATCAGAAGTCCCAGTTGAAGAATCTCGACAAGGCGATGGCTGAATTGCGGACGAGGCTTTATAACCTCGAATACCAGAAGTATATTGATGATATTTCCTCAAAAAGAAAGACCATGGTCTCGACAGGTGACCGGTCGGCCAAGATCCGGACTTACAATTACCAGCAGGGACGGGTAACCGATCACCGGATAAACCTGACATTGTATAACCTGGCAGCCGTACTGGATGGCGACCTGGATGAAATAATAGACAAATTGCAGATGGCCGAAAATGCCGAGAGGCTTAAGGCCAGTGCAATTTGACCGCCCGTTCGGGTTGTTGTAAAACTCAATCCCAAAACTGATGACAGCCGATGATCTTTTTCAGAAAATCCGTGAGAAACAGAGTTTCCTTTGTATCGGACTAGACCCTGATATATCAAAATTCCCGGAATCCATACTCGAAACAGACGATCCGGTTTATGAGTTCAACAAAAGGATTGTAGATGCAACGCATCAGCTGGCTGTTGCCTATAAGCCAAATATTGCCTTCTACGAGTCAGCCGGTTCAGGTGGGTTATGGAGCCTCGAAAAGACTGTTGAATATATCAGGAAGAAGGATCCCGGAATCTTCCTGATTGCCGATGCCAAGAGGGGTGATATCGGAAACAGCTCCAAAAGGTATGCAAGAGCCTGGTTCGAAACCTATGGTTTTGATGCGGTAACCGTAGCTCCTTATATGGGGGAGGACTCGGTTCGTCCTTTTCTTGATATAAAGGATAAGTGGACGGTGTTGCTTGCCGTTACTTCCAATTCCGGAGCTGCCGATTTTCAGTTCATGAAGGATCAGGAAACCGGTATGCAGCTGTTTGAAAAGGTGATAAGCACTGCTTCAGGCTGGGGAACTCCTGATAACATGATGTTTGTGGTAGGAGCAACACAACCCGGAATGCTGAGACGGGCCCGCGAAATCGTTCCGGGCCATTTCCTGCTTGTACCGGGGGTCGGTGTTCAGGGCGGGAGCCTTGCCGCTGTGGCCGAAAACGGGCTCAATGACCAGTGCGGACTCCTGGTAAACTCATCCAGGGCAGTGATCCACGCAGATGAAAGCGATGAATTTGATCTTGCCGCCAGACTGAAGGCTTCCATGCTGAAAAATGAGATGGCTGTCCTGCTCAGGGAGAAAGGTCTGATCACCTGATCGGAATTAAGTTTATCCTTGCTATTTGTTCAGTTATTTCTTAACTTTATTAGTGTAGCTTCAACGGTTAAGTAATGACTGAGGATTTTCTTCATTATATATGGAAGAAGGGGCTCTACCAACCCTTGTTCACTGTAGGCCGTGAGGAAGAAAGAATTGAGGTGCTCAGCAGCGGGGAGCGCAATAATAGTGACGGACCGGACTTCTTCAATGCCCTTATAAGGATAGGTGGCATATTGCTTGCAGGTAATATTGAAATACACGTGAACAGCTCCGACTGGATCAGGCATGGCCATCACAACAACAGAATATATGATACTGTCATCCTTCAGCTTGTGATCAATCCCGATGCAGAAGTGAAGCGTACAAACGGAGAGGATATTCCCACAGCGGTGCTAAAGTTTGACGAAACACTGAGAGAAACATACAACCACCTTCTGGACAGCAGTTGCAGGATTGCCTGCCAGCCGTATCTGAAAAGGGTGAGACCCGCTGTCCGGTCAACATGTCTTGACCGGGCTGCAGAATTACGCCTTGATGAGAAGGCAGGCCAGGTAAGGCAACTTTGGTATATGAACAACAAATGCTGGGAGGAGACATTTTACCAGCAGCTTGCGCGGAATTTTGGCTTCCGTCTCAACAGCATGGGCTTTGAGCTGGTTGCCAGATCGCTTCCCTACAAATACCTGCTTAAACACAGTGATAGCCTTCTGCAGCTGGAGGCAATGATTTTCGGTCAGGCCGGGTTTCTGAGCGATGAAAACGGGGCGAGGTTAAAAGGGGATCCGGTAACGCAGTCCCCCGGGGGAATTGAAGAGGGCTTTGCTATTGGTGCAAACGTTTCAGCTGATGACTATTACATGACACTCAGAAAGGAGTATTCCTTTTTAAAACGAAAATACGGCCTCGAGCCGGTTGGAAAGCATCTGTGGAAGTTTTTACGGCTCCGGCCTGCCAATTTTCCAACGATAAGACTTGCACAGTTTGCTTCCTTCATATGCGAAAAAACTTCTGTTTTTTCCTCGGTCGTTGAGTGCCGGGATATAAGATCCCTGACAGACCTGTTTAGCGTCAAGGCATCCGGCTACTGGGATACAAGGTTCCTGTTCAACAGACCGTCAAAACTTAAGCCCAAAAATCTTGGTGCTTTTGCCGTAAGGTCTTTGATTATTAATGCTGTAGCCCCTGTGCTTGCCTTTTATGGTAAATACAGGCATGAAGAGGAGTATTACCGGAGAGCCGTCGGATTTCTGAAAATGCTCCCACCAGAATACAACTCCATTGTTGCCCTATGGTCCGGGTCAGGCATAAACCCTGAAAATGCCTGGCAGTCACAGGCTCTTCTGCAACTCAAGAATGAGTTTTGCGCATACAGGCGATGCCTTGAGTGTGAAATGGGCACAAGTATTATTTTTCGTGAATCTTATTGAGTTATAAAAAAAATAGGTTATTTTTGCAGGTCTTAAAATGGATGTAATCAATAAATTTTACAAAAAAGATGTATCTGACAGCTGATAAGAAAAAGGAAATATTCGCGGAGTATGGTGAAACTGCCGTTAACACAGGCAGTACCGAGGGACAAATTGCTTTGTTTTCATACCGTATAAGCCACCTGACCAGCCATTTGAAGTCCAACCCAAAGGACTTCAGCACCCAGCGGGCACTTGTTAAACTGGTTGGTAAACGAAGGCGACTGCTGGAATACCTTAAAGAGAGGGATATTGAACGCTACCGCGCGATTATAAAGTCACTTAAGCTTAGGAAATAGACAAAAAGGGCGATTGAACAATTGCCCTTTTTTGTATTGATTTCCCAATTCTAATTTATTTATTCTGATTATTTATGTTTGATGTTGTTGAAAAAACTATAGATCTGGGTGACGGACGGTCCATCACCCTTGAGACCGGAAGGCTTGCAAGACAGGCTGATGGCGCTGTTTTGCTGAAGACTGGCAGGACTATGCTGCTGGCAACTGTTGTGTCGGCAAAGGAGGCCAGGGAGAATGTTGATTTCATGCCCCTGTCCGTTGAGTACAAGGAGAAATTTGCTTCAATAGGCCGTATACCGGGAGGTTTCATGAAAAGAGAAGCAAGGCCCGGCGATAATGAGATACTTATATGCAGGCTGGTTGATCGTGTCCTGCGTCCGATGTTCCCTGCCGATTACCATGCCGAGACATTTGTCACCATAGACCTTATCTCGGCCGAAAAGGATATAATGCCCGATGCACTTGCGGGATTTGCCGCATCTGCTGCACTAGCCGTTTCAGATGTTCCTTTTAACGGGCCCATTTCGGAGGTCCGTATAGCCAGGGTTGAAGGCGAGTTCAGAATAAACCCCACCTTCTCTGAAGTTGAGAAGGCCGATATGGACCTGATAGTTGGCGCTACAATCGATAATATACTGATGGTTGAGGGAGAGATGAAAGAGGCGTCTGAGGCAGACATGCTCGAGGCGATGGAGCTTGCCCATGCAGCGATCAAGGTTCAGTGCCGCGCACAGATGGAGCTGGCGGAGATGGCAGGAAGGACCCTGAAGCGTGAATACTCGCACGAAGTGAATGATGAGGAACTCCGGGAAAGGATGCGTAAAGAGTTGTATGGTAAGTGCTACGAGGTGGCCAAAAGTGTGAAGGCAAAGCATGAGAGGTCAGAGGCATTCAAAAAGATCAGGGACGAATTCATTGAATCCCTTCCGGAGGATCCTGAACCTAATGTTGCACTTATAGGGAGATACTACCATGATGTTCAGAAGGATGCTGTAAGGAACCTGCTGCTCGATGAGAGCATCAGGCTTGATGGCCGGAAGACTGACGAGATACGTTCTATCGACTGCCAGGTGGACTTCCTCCCGGCAGCACACGGGTCAGCCCTGTTCACCAGGGGAGAGACACAGTCGCTTACCACGGTAACACTCGGCACAAAGCTGGATGAGAAAATGATTGACGAGGTGTTGAGGAAAGGCAAGGACAAGTTTGTGCTGCACTATAATTTCCCGCCTTATTCAACAGGCGATGCAAGACCGGTTCGTGGACTTTCACGGAGGGAGGTCGGGCACGGCAATCTTGCCCACAGGGCATTAAAGGGTATGGTGCCGAATGATTCCGAAAACCCATATGCAATACGGATTGTTTCAGATATTCTCGAATCGAACGGTTCCTCATCAATGGCCACTGTATGTGCCGGCGCCATGGCTCTGATGGATGCGGGTATTAAAATCAGGAAGCCTGTCTCAGGCATTGCGATGGGACTGATAACCGATACCAAAACAGGGAAATACGCCATCCTTTCAGACATTCTTGGTGACGAAGACCACCTTGGTGACATGGACTTCAAGGTGACCGGAACCTATGACGGTATTACGGCAACGCAAATGGATATCAAGGTTGACGGCCTGTCATACGAGGTGCTTGCAAAGGCACTTGAGCAGGCAAGGAAAGGACGGCTTCACATACTTGACAAAATGGTGGAGACCATCAGTGAGCCGCGACCTGATCTCAAACCCCACGCACCGCGTATTGAGCAGATCAGAATCCCGAAAGACATGATCGGCGCCATTATCGGTCCGGGCGGAAAGATTATCCAGGATATCCAGGCAAGGGCCAATGCGACCATTGTAGTTGAGGAGATTGATAATTTCGGCTATGTAGATGTTTTTGCCGATAACAAAGATTCTATTGATACTGCAATGCGCATGATAAAAAGTATAATTGCCGTCCCTGAAATAGGAACTATTTACAAGGGCATTATCAAGTCAATTGTGCCGTTCGGTGCCTTTGTTGAGATATTGCCCGGCAAGGAAGGACTTCTTCATATATCGGAAATTGACTGGAAAAGAACAAATGCGGTTGAGGATGTGCTGAAGGAAGGTGAAGAGGTCGATGTGAAGCTGATCGATCTTGACAGTAAAACAGGAAAGCTTAAGCTTTCGCGGAAGGCATTGCTGCCGAGACCTGAAAGACCGGCCGACAAAAATTAAATTTAGCATAACTTTTTCCAGTGTTAACTGGGATCAATGGCAGCGGCAGTTCCGCTGCTTTTTTTGTGTACCATGCATGTTCTTTACCTGCAGGGTGCAAGTCCCATTCGGGCCTGTTTGACAATTGGATTTAAGGTATTGACAATCTCCGATTAATAATGTACTTTTCGCCTGCTGAACAAAACATGTGAAAAATTTGACGGAAAGTTTGAATTATCTTGTAATTGAGGGTAATATAGGTGCCGGCAAGACTACTCTCACCAAAATGCTTGGTGAGCAGTACAATGCCAGGGTGATCCTGGAGCAGTTTTCTGAGAACCCTTTTCTTCCCGGGTTTTACCGGGATCCTGAAAGGTATGCTTTTCCGCTTGAGCTATCGTTTCTGGCCGGGCGGTTTAACCAGTTGAGAAGTGAGTTGCCGGGCAAGGACCTTTTCGGTTCATTTACCGTATCTGATTATTCGTTTCCCAAATCTCTCATATTTTCGGGTGCCACACTCTCAGGTCATGAGTACAGGCTGTTCAGGCAGCTTTTCGACATAATGGAGTTGCAGGTTCCAAAGCCTGATCTTGTTGTATACCTTCATAATGAGCCGGAAAATTTACTGGAAAACATAAAGACTCGGGGCAGGTCATATGAACAGTCAATAACGGCAGATTACCTTGACCGGGTCAGAAGATCCTATTTTGAGTTCATGAAGCAGAGGAGTGATATCAGGTTTCTCGTTGTTGAAACAGGGGGTATCGATTTTGTGTCAGATAGGGGCGATTTTGATGCCATCAGGACGCTGATTTTTGCAGGAAATTACCAATATGGCATAAATAGGGTGGTTTTGTAATATTTTTTTTAAAATTTGGTAGTGATTCTTGATATATATCTCAAAAATATATTAAGTTTGTAAAAGCTGGAAAAACAGGCGAATCAGAATTATTGAACATTACAGCCGTTTTCCCGCACTTGATGCACTCGGGTAATATATAAATATTATAAACAAATAATTTACGCCATTGACCAAAACAGATTTGTGTAATTAAATAAAAAAATGAACTATGAAGAAGACGCATTTTAACCTAGCTTTGTTTTTCCTGGCGCTTATCGTGCTAAGCAGCTGCGGTGGCCTTAACAAAATGAGAAATGATGCCGCCGATGTAAGATACAATGTTACACCTGAGGTTCTGGAGACCCATGCCGGTGAGGTTGAGGTCACCATCAGGGGTACCTATCCTGCAAATTATTTCCACAGAAATGCAATACTTGAAGTTACCCCCGTGCTTACATGGGAGGGTGGTGAAGCAGCTCTTTCAAGCATTACCATGCAGGGGGAGAATGTGCGTGACAACCATCAGGTTATTCGCCGAGATGGAGGAAGCTTCAACTATAACGACAAAATTCCCTTCACCGACGACATGAGGGTTTCTGAGCTTGTTGTGCGGGTTAATGCAAGGTTGCGCAACAATGAAATGGATTTTGATCCCATTAAGATAGCAGATGGTGTGATCGCCACCTCAACTCTCGTGATGAATGATGCACGCCCGGTGCTGGTAGGTGAC encodes:
- a CDS encoding deoxynucleoside kinase, with the translated sequence MKNLTESLNYLVIEGNIGAGKTTLTKMLGEQYNARVILEQFSENPFLPGFYRDPERYAFPLELSFLAGRFNQLRSELPGKDLFGSFTVSDYSFPKSLIFSGATLSGHEYRLFRQLFDIMELQVPKPDLVVYLHNEPENLLENIKTRGRSYEQSITADYLDRVRRSYFEFMKQRSDIRFLVVETGGIDFVSDRGDFDAIRTLIFAGNYQYGINRVVL
- a CDS encoding 30S ribosomal protein S15 codes for the protein MYLTADKKKEIFAEYGETAVNTGSTEGQIALFSYRISHLTSHLKSNPKDFSTQRALVKLVGKRRRLLEYLKERDIERYRAIIKSLKLRK
- the pyrF gene encoding orotidine-5'-phosphate decarboxylase, which gives rise to MTADDLFQKIREKQSFLCIGLDPDISKFPESILETDDPVYEFNKRIVDATHQLAVAYKPNIAFYESAGSGGLWSLEKTVEYIRKKDPGIFLIADAKRGDIGNSSKRYARAWFETYGFDAVTVAPYMGEDSVRPFLDIKDKWTVLLAVTSNSGAADFQFMKDQETGMQLFEKVISTASGWGTPDNMMFVVGATQPGMLRRAREIVPGHFLLVPGVGVQGGSLAAVAENGLNDQCGLLVNSSRAVIHADESDEFDLAARLKASMLKNEMAVLLREKGLIT
- a CDS encoding DUF2851 family protein is translated as MTEDFLHYIWKKGLYQPLFTVGREEERIEVLSSGERNNSDGPDFFNALIRIGGILLAGNIEIHVNSSDWIRHGHHNNRIYDTVILQLVINPDAEVKRTNGEDIPTAVLKFDETLRETYNHLLDSSCRIACQPYLKRVRPAVRSTCLDRAAELRLDEKAGQVRQLWYMNNKCWEETFYQQLARNFGFRLNSMGFELVARSLPYKYLLKHSDSLLQLEAMIFGQAGFLSDENGARLKGDPVTQSPGGIEEGFAIGANVSADDYYMTLRKEYSFLKRKYGLEPVGKHLWKFLRLRPANFPTIRLAQFASFICEKTSVFSSVVECRDIRSLTDLFSVKASGYWDTRFLFNRPSKLKPKNLGAFAVRSLIINAVAPVLAFYGKYRHEEEYYRRAVGFLKMLPPEYNSIVALWSGSGINPENAWQSQALLQLKNEFCAYRRCLECEMGTSIIFRESY
- the pnp gene encoding polyribonucleotide nucleotidyltransferase, which produces MFDVVEKTIDLGDGRSITLETGRLARQADGAVLLKTGRTMLLATVVSAKEARENVDFMPLSVEYKEKFASIGRIPGGFMKREARPGDNEILICRLVDRVLRPMFPADYHAETFVTIDLISAEKDIMPDALAGFAASAALAVSDVPFNGPISEVRIARVEGEFRINPTFSEVEKADMDLIVGATIDNILMVEGEMKEASEADMLEAMELAHAAIKVQCRAQMELAEMAGRTLKREYSHEVNDEELRERMRKELYGKCYEVAKSVKAKHERSEAFKKIRDEFIESLPEDPEPNVALIGRYYHDVQKDAVRNLLLDESIRLDGRKTDEIRSIDCQVDFLPAAHGSALFTRGETQSLTTVTLGTKLDEKMIDEVLRKGKDKFVLHYNFPPYSTGDARPVRGLSRREVGHGNLAHRALKGMVPNDSENPYAIRIVSDILESNGSSSMATVCAGAMALMDAGIKIRKPVSGIAMGLITDTKTGKYAILSDILGDEDHLGDMDFKVTGTYDGITATQMDIKVDGLSYEVLAKALEQARKGRLHILDKMVETISEPRPDLKPHAPRIEQIRIPKDMIGAIIGPGGKIIQDIQARANATIVVEEIDNFGYVDVFADNKDSIDTAMRMIKSIIAVPEIGTIYKGIIKSIVPFGAFVEILPGKEGLLHISEIDWKRTNAVEDVLKEGEEVDVKLIDLDSKTGKLKLSRKALLPRPERPADKN
- the prfA gene encoding peptide chain release factor 1; the encoded protein is MAGNNILEKLEGVRLRFEEVEQMLTDPAVANDMQRYIKLNKEYRDLEPVVKAYREYSNILSNIDSAKEILATEKDGELKEMARTELEELQERLEPMEEKIRFLLLPADPEDEKNAIVEIRAGTGGDEASIFAGDLFRMYNKFCEAKKWKVEVTHFSEGTAGGYKEIVFNVSGQGVYGILKYESGVHRVQRVPQTETQGRVHTSAATIAVLPEAEEFDIDLRSDDIRKDTYCSSGPGGQSVNTTYSAIRLTHIPSGIVVTCQDQKSQLKNLDKAMAELRTRLYNLEYQKYIDDISSKRKTMVSTGDRSAKIRTYNYQQGRVTDHRINLTLYNLAAVLDGDLDEIIDKLQMAENAERLKASAI
- a CDS encoding T9SS C-terminal target domain-containing protein: MLKEKTIILLFLLNLTFMPVGGQTGPSYPGQDTLLIFSGSGENQILLHHLDSSTFEIAVTSEDPEILSVTDVIYVTGQTFAIVMVEEQGEPGQVSLEISIDGSIRYLEVHIVNYPARGVNYEIHDIVFWQTAVPLGEVPIFDTILEYARNPHFDLNWEEIPITVNMDCTSPVCWGYDFYTGFYTGYFIAPETGAYNFYMQSADNTALWLSDGTDMNNAAVIIDRGEGIGTSAGQNRIRSEPVELVKGNIYAFYATQWIIHNPAGGLLVEGPHNDQPEYLGGDLVMPLYDVEKPTSPENLELVWRATEKAFLSWDASTDNYRVDGYNLYLNGLAINDDLIRGTSFVADSLIENTVYYALVTAVDDAGNESFVSNTLKFRTHPEDTIPPSPPAEIELLQATGLAMELQWTGGEDGETEVIAYNLYVDNNLYNTAGYIYDTSIIIKGLRPVTSYEITVESVDAGFNVSQPGDVSVFSTTEYDPLEPDNLGINSGRVVIHDQNISRNEGFGINGPYENREMVDKAEIRELLRELQPGAIRWGAITANSKSFAAHTGTGHNNNTYGRVMNFANELGARFALTVGVQDGIDYRKEPETFLRLMEYLGGPADTPGGERRAAEGFTGPLLDNSKGVLIEFGNEVWGASAHDAEIGSDYKVYREWAREMAGVIRSSPYYDPEKITMVYSGRNPEPWYGVNRSVLTGDRGEVECLGVSGYLGGNLDYDPAIPRGDSELDYYNSGIALARSKLSGMQQTMDNMMHLTGTLKSFYLYESNMTRTNYNGRFGQAILMTDYLAAGMEYGSIVPSLFHLTGGQWRITRPAENYRQLPLFITGKYFNRFCKGHNMKTEFLTANSLTHRDGRSINWEPVGTYAYNRGENFSILLINRDFTEDYTIQVSLPGEIAFSSDAMMYTIWEDDFSSFDYNIDSISIALTDGMFVEIPRHAMIIIAATGDDPGYEELPLGYYNRIRPDSIYVRTDGDGHISADRQRLNIYATVFPENARFRKANFEVLENTTGSSRTDFATNRVMFTGSGNAEDEGHIVLRVYAADNPDVSDTLVINVSNQAPVNIEEAKPGSNNQFFYPNPAGDILYLQESVESGSLVGIFDTAGRPVMQLRLADTHLLQIGQLKPGNYIIRIESPDGKVYSGIFTRK